The Populus alba chromosome 6, ASM523922v2, whole genome shotgun sequence genome contains a region encoding:
- the LOC118032549 gene encoding uncharacterized protein, whose product MMASAPLSTLCLLPSQNREVNGYVMNLRSSFYGKVIANQIHIKKETGSIRRDPFVAASVLGRRKTVVPEPDYRIPVVLLGLAGGLAYTNNLLPAAPAGLLGLLLLFQTTRVRFVFDDKALEVKVGEQLQESGENVFVGGKNRWKYSTFVNWELWWPNFPILVYFKETQTKPEGQVHFFPVIFNGKQLYDVMVERAGPSKTSGPKES is encoded by the exons ATGATGGCTAGTGCTCCGCTATCGACCTTGTGCCTTCTCCCTTCGCAAA ATAGGGAAGTGAATGGATATGTGATGAACCTGAGGAGTTCATTCTATGGCAAAGTGATAGCTAATCAAATTCATATAAAGAAGGAAACTGGAAGTATACGGAGAGACCCTTTTGTTGCTGCTTCAGTG CTTGGAAGGAGAAAGACTGTTGTTCCTGAGCCTGATTACAGAATCCCAGTTGTCTTACTTG GTTTAGCTGGTGGGTTAGCATATACAAATAATCTATTGCCAGCTGCGCCTGCTGGTCTCCTTGGCTTGCTACTATTGTTCCAGACTACTAGAGTGAGATTTGTTTTTGACGACAAGGCTCTG GAGGTAAAAGTAGGTGAGCAGCTTCAGGAATCAGGTGAAAATGTCTTTGTGGGTGGAAAAAACCGTTGGAA GTATTCGACTTTTGTGAATTGGGAACTGTGGTGGCCAAATTTCCCGATTCTGGTGTACTTTAAGGAGACACAGACGAAACCTGAAGGACAAGTGCACTTCTTCCCAGTAATTTTT aaTGGCAAGCAACTCTACGACGTTATGGTGGAGAGAGCTGGTCCTTCAAAAACTAGTGGACCAAAAGAATCATAA
- the LOC118032529 gene encoding 2-alkenal reductase (NADP(+)-dependent), whose amino-acid sequence MEVNNRYVTITKHIQGSAKESDFELKVAPLGLSVEPGSNDIIVKNLCVSIDPYQLNRMKSYSSSQKTVQAAVGISPGLPIDALGVAKVLVSDNPEFVKDDLVVGFVHWGEYSVVKGGMLRKLDPKTELPLSYHAGILGLSGLTAYAGLFEICKPKKGDKVFVSAACGSVGNLVGQYAKLSGCYVVGCAGSRDKVALLKERLGFDDAFNYKEETDLNSALTRYFPDGIDIYFDNVGGDMLEAVVANMNPSGRVAACGTIAEYSDAAKRAAPNMIDVIYKRIKIQGFLAIDHMSLHSDFLSTTTEYIHNGKIKVQEDISNGVESIPSAFIGLFRGDNVGKKIVKIADE is encoded by the exons ATGGAAGTGAACAACAGGTATGTCACGATAACGAAACACATACAGGGTTCGGCAAAGGAGTCTGATTTCGAGCTCAAGGTTGCACCTCTTGGATTGTCGGTGGAGCCTGGTTCCAATGACATTATTGTGAAGAATCTGTGTGTGTCAATCGATCCTTACCAGCTTAATCGCATGAAGAGCTACAGCTCCTCACAGAAAACAGTACAAGCCGCAGTTGGTATCTCTCCCGGTCTG CCTATTGATGCTCTTGGAGTAGCCAAGGTTTTGGTTTCTGACAATCCTGAATTTGTGAAAGATGATTTGGTTGTGGGGTTTGTTCACTGGGGAGAATATAGTGTAGTAAAAGGAGGCATGTTAAGGAAGTTGGACCCAAAAACTGAACTACCGTTATCATATCATGCTGGAATTCTAG GATTAAGTGGACTAACAGCCTATGCTGGGCTTTTTGAAATATGCAAGCCCAAGAAGGGAGACAAAGTCTTTGTATCTGCTGCTTGTGGATCAGTTGGAAATTTGGTGGGACAGTATGCAAAACTTTCTGGTTGCTATGTAGTTGGATGTGCTGGTAGTCGAGACAAG GTAGCATTGCTGAAGGAGAGGCTTGGTTTTGATGATGCTTTCAACTACAAGGAAGAAACTGATTTGAATTCCGCTCTCACAAG GTACTTTCCTGATgggattgatatatattttgacaATGTTGGAGGTGACATGCTAGAAGCTGTtgttgctaatatgaatccctCTGGTAGAGTAGCTGCATGTGGAACAATTGCTGAGTATTCAGATGCTGCAAAACGAGCAGCACCAAATATGATAGATGTTATATACAAGAggattaaaatccaaggatttTTAGCCATAGATCACATGAGCCTGCATTCAGATTTTCTTTCGACAACGACTGAATACATTCACAATGGCAAGATTAAGGTGCAAGAGGACATTTCTAATGGTGTAGAAAGCATCCCCTCAGCTTTCATAGGACTATTCAGAGGTGATAATGTTGGAAAGAAGATTGTTAAAATTGCAGATGAGTGA
- the LOC118032527 gene encoding phospholipase A2-alpha: MAKEHQFSSLKLALLVSCSLLVLPFSSFYVQALNIGVQAADSAISLGKDCSRKCESEFCSVPPFLRYGKYCGLLYSGCPGEKPCDGLDACCMKHDACIQSKNNSYLSQECSQNFISCMSNFKTGARTFKGNKCRADEVIHVISVVMEAALLAGRALHKP; this comes from the exons ATGGCTAAGGAGCACCAGTTCTCTTCATTGAAGTTAGCTCTTCTCGTTTCCTGTTCCCTGCTTGTCCTtcccttttcatctttttatgtcCAAGCACTCAACATTGGAGTTCAAGCAGCTGATTCTGCTATCTCCCTG GGCAAAGATTGTAGTAGGAAATGTGAGTCAGAGTTCTGCTCAG TGCCTCCATTTTTGAGATATGGCAAGTATTGTGGGCTTCTATACAGTGGATGCCCAGGAGAGAAGCCTTGCGATGGCCTTGATGCTTGTTGCATGAAGCATGATGCCTGTATCCAATCAAAGAACA ATAGCTATCTAAGTCAAGAGTGTAGCCAAAACTTCATCAGTTGTATGAGCAACTTCAAAACAGGTGCTCGGACGTTCAAGGGAAACAAATGCAGGGCTGATGAAGTTATTCATGTCATATCTGTAGTCATGGAAGCTGCTTTGCTTGCCGGAAGAGCACTTCATAAGCCATAA